The Streptomyces sp. 11x1 genomic sequence CCGGGCCTTGATCTGCTTGCGCATGGTGTGGCGGACCTTGAAGGTCTCCAGGGAGTTGATGTAGCGGAGCGCGTCGCAGCCGATGACGGCGGCGGCGAGCCAGATGTAGAAGGTCTCCCCCGTGCGCTGGTACTGCCCGGCCATCAGGGCCACCGAGCACGCCGCGACCCGGACGCGGTCGAAGACGAAGTCGAGCCAGGCACCGAACACGGAACCCTGGCCGGTGAGCCGGGCGACCTTGCCGTCCATGCAGTCGAGGATGAAGCTCAGGTGGTAGACGACGGCGCCGGCGATCAGCCAGCGCCAGTCGCCCAGCGCGAAGAAGGCGGCCGAGACCAGACCCAGCAGGAAGGCGCCCCACGTCAGCTGGTTGGGCGTGATCCTCGTGTACTTCGCGGTCAGCCGCACCAGGGGGGTGGCGACCGGGTCCACGAGCAGCACGGTCCACCAGGCGTCCCGCCTCTTCTGGGTGACGCGGCGCACTTCCGCGAGGTCGGGTATGTCTCGGCGCATGGGTCAACTTCCTGGCGTTCGAAATGAGTTCATCATCAGCTTGGAAGTCGTTCACCCGAGGCACAAGAAGCGCCGAACACAACCTTTCGGAGGGGGTAACGGTCGAACCCGGCAACAGAGTCAGTGCGCGTTCCGCGCGGACCGGACGTTATCTGAGCGTTACTGAGTGACCTGATCGTGACCTAATAAGTGCCGTGATTTCACGACAGGCGTGGAACCAACCGGCTTGCCCGGCTATCAGGTGGTTACCGAGTTCCCCTGTCACGGGGTTCCGAGTTCCGCCTCGATGAGGTCGGCGGCCCGCCGGGTGCCGCCCTCGCCCGCCATCTCCCGCTGGATCTCCTTGAGTCGGCGCGCCACGTCGGGGTCGTCGACGAGGGAGAGGACCGCCTCGCGCAGGGCCTCGGCGGTCGCCTCCTTTCCGGGCAGATGGCGGGCGACACCCAACGACTGGAGCATCTCGGCGTTGCCGAACTGGTCGACGGCCTGCGGCACGGCGACCATCGGGGTGGCGGTGGCGAGCCCTTCCTGGCTGCCACCGGCACCCGCATGGGTGATGAACGCGTCGGCCTGCCGGAGGACCGCCAACTGCGGCACCCAGTCCCGCACCTCCACCCGGTCCGGGATCTCCCCCAGCTCCGCCGGGTCGACGTGTCGGCCGACCTGGAGCACCATGTGCCAGCCGGGCA encodes the following:
- a CDS encoding CDP-alcohol phosphatidyltransferase family protein, yielding MRRDIPDLAEVRRVTQKRRDAWWTVLLVDPVATPLVRLTAKYTRITPNQLTWGAFLLGLVSAAFFALGDWRWLIAGAVVYHLSFILDCMDGKVARLTGQGSVFGAWLDFVFDRVRVAACSVALMAGQYQRTGETFYIWLAAAVIGCDALRYINSLETFKVRHTMRKQIKARLREARRAENERELAFMEDLLRENPEADIEQDLRTAAAEVTQAAPQAQVVDLHQEFRRRFPFYLRVRSFLLRHRVRPHLISGIEFQMGVFMIGPIVDSVMTATIVSGVLLLVFELAIVYKLLLSTRDFTRTLDSFDRGDVATAA